From a region of the Dickeya poaceiphila genome:
- the csrD gene encoding RNase E specificity factor CsrD, whose protein sequence is MGLTARISIVMTMLAALAVVLMLVGSIFSFVCYSQQRMEHQLRAVAASIDQALLVQSPATIQFWLPAVMKAAGIVELEIRDGRERIYLVRLPEMLPDGEERALFYHHTSLSLLQHTDVKVKVTYVDPLFGIPRYLKATLSIVLVILAIALAVFHGVRWLRRQMAGQEQLDRRARRILAGERDSVMHGSVHEWPAAASGALDQLLLDLAEAREARSRVDTLIRSFAAQDAQTGLNNRLFFENQLATQLEDPEDVGTHGVVMMIRLPDFDTLQETHGYGGVLEEYRNTLINLLSTFVLRYPSALLARYYHSDFTVLLPHRTLKEADSIASQLAKAIDILPVTPLIDREDILHIGICAYRSGQTTDQVMECVEDATRNAVLQGGNSWCVYDQRVPEKGRGSVRWRTLLEHTLLRGGPRLYQKPAITRDGELHHREMFSRIYDGTQELLEAEYMPLVRQLGLTSGYDRQLINRVIALTVSWQDSVLAFPITVDSLLQRPFLRWLRETLIQCPKKQRERLLFELAEADVCQYIGRLRPILKMITGLGCRLAVTHAGLTLVSTTYIKSLQVEVIKLHPGLVRSLNKRPENQLFVSSLTEACKGTNAHVFASGVRTHEEWQTLLDKGVCGGQGDLFAASEPVGNTLKKYSPRTYV, encoded by the coding sequence ATGGGGTTGACTGCCAGAATATCAATAGTAATGACGATGCTAGCGGCATTAGCGGTGGTGCTGATGTTGGTCGGCAGCATTTTCAGTTTTGTGTGTTATAGCCAGCAACGAATGGAGCACCAACTGAGGGCGGTGGCGGCAAGTATTGATCAGGCATTGCTGGTTCAATCGCCCGCGACTATCCAGTTCTGGCTGCCGGCAGTGATGAAGGCGGCTGGCATTGTAGAACTGGAGATCCGCGATGGTCGTGAACGAATCTATTTAGTTCGTCTGCCGGAGATGTTGCCTGACGGTGAAGAGCGGGCGCTGTTCTACCATCACACCAGCCTCTCTTTGTTGCAGCATACAGACGTGAAGGTGAAAGTAACCTATGTCGATCCGCTATTCGGTATACCGCGTTATCTCAAAGCTACGTTGTCTATTGTGTTGGTGATACTGGCGATAGCGCTAGCCGTTTTTCATGGCGTGCGCTGGCTACGGCGTCAGATGGCCGGACAGGAACAGCTTGATAGACGTGCGCGGCGCATTCTGGCGGGAGAGCGCGACTCGGTGATGCATGGTTCTGTGCATGAATGGCCAGCAGCGGCCAGTGGTGCGCTGGACCAGTTACTGCTTGATCTGGCCGAGGCACGTGAGGCGCGTAGTCGGGTGGATACCCTGATTCGTTCCTTTGCGGCGCAGGATGCACAAACTGGCCTGAATAATCGATTATTTTTTGAGAATCAGCTTGCTACGCAACTGGAAGATCCTGAAGACGTTGGTACGCATGGCGTGGTGATGATGATCCGCCTGCCTGATTTTGACACGCTACAGGAGACGCACGGCTATGGCGGTGTGCTTGAAGAGTACCGCAATACCCTGATCAACCTGCTGTCCACGTTTGTCCTGCGTTATCCTTCCGCACTGCTGGCACGTTATTACCACAGCGATTTTACGGTGCTGTTGCCGCATCGTACCCTGAAAGAGGCAGACAGCATCGCCAGCCAACTAGCGAAGGCGATAGACATTCTGCCGGTTACGCCGCTGATTGATCGGGAGGATATTCTGCATATCGGCATTTGTGCCTATCGCAGCGGGCAAACGACTGATCAGGTGATGGAATGCGTGGAGGATGCTACCCGCAATGCCGTATTGCAGGGGGGAAACAGCTGGTGTGTGTATGACCAACGCGTACCGGAAAAAGGCCGTGGCAGCGTAAGATGGCGTACTTTACTGGAACATACCCTGCTGCGTGGTGGGCCGCGTCTGTATCAGAAACCGGCCATTACCCGCGACGGGGAGTTGCACCATCGGGAAATGTTTAGCCGCATTTATGATGGCACTCAGGAGTTGCTGGAAGCGGAGTACATGCCGTTGGTGCGTCAGCTTGGCTTGACCTCCGGTTATGACAGGCAACTGATTAACCGGGTGATTGCTCTGACCGTCAGTTGGCAGGATTCGGTGCTGGCTTTCCCGATAACGGTGGATTCGCTGCTGCAACGGCCATTCTTGCGCTGGTTACGTGAAACCCTGATTCAGTGCCCCAAAAAACAGCGAGAGCGATTATTGTTTGAACTTGCTGAGGCAGATGTGTGTCAATATATCGGTCGTTTGCGACCGATACTGAAGATGATTACCGGCCTGGGCTGTAGACTGGCGGTGACACATGCCGGGCTGACGCTGGTCAGCACCACCTATATCAAGTCGCTGCAGGTGGAAGTCATCAAGTTGCATCCCGGATTGGTGCGTAGTTTGAATAAGCGCCCAGAGAATCAACTGTTTGTCAGTAGCCTTACCGAAGCCTGCAAGGGGACGAATGCCCATGTCTTCGCTTCGGGCGTGCGTACGCACGAGGAGTGGCAGACGTTGCTGGATAAAGGGGTTTGCGGCGGTCAGGGCGATCTGTTCGCTGCTTCAGAGCCGGTAGGTAACACGCTGAAAAAATATTCACCGCGCACGTATGTTTGA
- the acuI gene encoding acrylyl-CoA reductase (NADPH), with amino-acid sequence MRALVLGQQNGQTVADISSIEPSQLPDGDIIVDIDWSGINYKDALAITGKGKIIRQFPMVPGIDFAGTVCHSDHPDFQAGQPVVLTGWGVGENHWGGLAEQARVRAEWLVPLAQGLTPRQAMIIGTAGFTAMLCVMALEEGGVTPESGEVVVSGASGGVGSTAIALLHALGYQVTAISGRADNSAYLQQLGAYQVVDRAEFAAAGRPLEKQRWAGAIDTVGDQVLATLLAQMHYGATVAACGLAGGVSLPTTVMPFILRNVRLQGVDSVMTPRARRQEAWRRLATLLPASFYEQVTQEITLEQVPATAAALLENRVTGRTLVRISAAN; translated from the coding sequence ATGCGCGCTTTAGTGCTTGGACAACAAAATGGCCAGACTGTGGCCGACATCAGCAGCATCGAACCGTCACAATTACCCGATGGCGATATCATCGTCGATATCGACTGGTCCGGCATTAACTATAAGGATGCACTGGCGATCACCGGCAAAGGAAAGATCATTCGTCAGTTTCCGATGGTGCCGGGTATCGATTTTGCTGGAACCGTGTGCCATAGCGACCATCCTGATTTTCAGGCCGGGCAGCCTGTGGTGCTAACCGGGTGGGGCGTAGGCGAAAACCACTGGGGAGGTCTGGCGGAACAGGCACGAGTCCGTGCTGAATGGCTGGTGCCGCTTGCGCAGGGTCTGACGCCACGTCAGGCGATGATCATCGGCACCGCCGGATTTACCGCCATGTTGTGCGTCATGGCACTGGAAGAAGGCGGAGTAACCCCGGAAAGCGGAGAAGTCGTAGTCAGCGGTGCCAGCGGCGGCGTCGGCAGCACAGCCATCGCACTGTTACACGCGTTGGGTTATCAGGTGACGGCAATCAGTGGCCGGGCAGACAACAGCGCCTATCTGCAACAACTTGGCGCCTATCAGGTAGTGGATCGCGCAGAATTCGCCGCAGCCGGTCGCCCACTGGAAAAACAGCGCTGGGCAGGCGCCATCGACACGGTGGGCGATCAGGTACTGGCAACGCTACTGGCTCAAATGCATTACGGCGCAACCGTCGCCGCATGTGGCCTGGCGGGTGGCGTATCGCTTCCCACCACGGTGATGCCGTTTATTCTGCGCAACGTACGTCTGCAAGGCGTCGATTCGGTGATGACGCCGCGCGCACGGCGTCAGGAAGCCTGGCGTCGTCTGGCGACGCTGCTGCCTGCTTCCTTCTACGAGCAGGTTACGCAGGAAATTACGCTGGAGCAGGTTCCGGCCACCGCCGCCGCACTGCTGGAAAACCGGGTTACCGGTCGAACGCTGGTACGCATCAGCGCCGCAAACTGA
- the msrP gene encoding protein-methionine-sulfoxide reductase catalytic subunit MsrP, with translation MSRHRKLTDADVTPESLFHQRRTVLKALGLTAATLSLPCGAHADLLNWFKGKPAPAAPPGKPLTFNQPPQWHPELALTPEDKVTGYNNFYEFGLDKADPAANAGGLKTESWKVRIDGEVAKPITLDIDDIRRRFALEERIYRFRCVEAWSMVIPWVGFELSQLIKLAEPTSNARYVAFQTLYDPAQMPGQKDSFMGGGLDYPYVEGLRLDEAMHPLTLLAVGVYGKTLPPQNGAPIRLVTPWKYGFKNIKSIVHIRLTQQQPPSTWNLAAPNEYGFYANVNPNVDHPRWSQASERVIGAGGLLDVQRQPTLLFNGYADQVASLYQGLDLRANF, from the coding sequence ATGTCCAGACATCGCAAACTGACCGACGCCGATGTGACGCCGGAATCACTGTTCCACCAGCGCCGTACCGTTCTCAAGGCGCTGGGCCTTACTGCCGCCACGCTAAGCCTGCCTTGTGGCGCACACGCTGATCTCCTCAACTGGTTTAAGGGAAAACCGGCGCCTGCCGCGCCGCCCGGCAAACCCCTGACCTTCAACCAGCCGCCGCAGTGGCATCCGGAACTGGCGTTAACGCCGGAAGACAAGGTCACCGGCTACAACAATTTCTACGAGTTTGGGCTGGACAAAGCAGACCCTGCCGCCAACGCAGGAGGGCTTAAGACCGAGAGTTGGAAAGTACGGATTGACGGCGAAGTCGCCAAACCTATAACGCTGGACATCGACGATATTCGCCGCCGTTTTGCACTGGAAGAGCGCATCTACCGTTTTCGCTGCGTCGAAGCCTGGTCGATGGTGATCCCATGGGTTGGATTCGAATTATCGCAATTGATAAAACTGGCCGAACCCACCAGTAACGCCCGTTATGTTGCGTTCCAAACGCTCTATGACCCGGCGCAAATGCCCGGTCAAAAAGACAGCTTTATGGGGGGTGGTCTCGACTACCCCTATGTCGAGGGGTTGCGTCTGGACGAAGCCATGCACCCGTTAACCTTGCTGGCGGTCGGCGTATACGGCAAGACCTTGCCGCCGCAAAACGGCGCGCCGATACGGCTGGTTACACCATGGAAATACGGCTTCAAGAACATCAAATCCATCGTGCATATCCGCCTGACGCAGCAACAACCCCCTTCAACCTGGAATCTGGCCGCACCCAACGAGTACGGGTTTTACGCCAACGTTAACCCGAATGTCGATCATCCTCGCTGGTCGCAGGCCAGCGAACGGGTCATCGGTGCTGGCGGATTGTTGGACGTTCAACGCCAGCCCACGCTACTGTTCAACGGCTATGCCGATCAGGTTGCCTCGCTGTATCAGGGGTTAGATTTACGGGCAAACTTCTGA
- the msrQ gene encoding protein-methionine-sulfoxide reductase heme-binding subunit MsrQ yields MRLASRHITALKAVLHLAAFLPLLWLVFAVNQGAFSADPAKDIQHFTGTMALKWLLATLMVTPLARYGKQPLLIRCRRLLGLWCFAWASLHLLSYALLELGVNHLDLLGKEVLLRPYLTLGMASWLILLVLTLTSTQSAQRKLGSGWQKLHNLIYLAAILAPVHYLWSVKSLSPLPIMYVSVAVILLLFRYKKLRRWRH; encoded by the coding sequence ATGCGTCTAGCCTCCCGACACATCACGGCCCTGAAAGCGGTGCTCCATCTGGCGGCGTTCCTGCCGCTACTCTGGCTGGTGTTCGCCGTTAATCAGGGCGCGTTCAGCGCCGATCCGGCAAAAGATATCCAGCATTTTACCGGCACAATGGCGCTGAAATGGTTACTGGCGACGCTGATGGTGACGCCGCTGGCGCGCTACGGTAAACAACCGCTGTTGATTCGCTGTCGCCGTCTGCTGGGGCTGTGGTGTTTTGCCTGGGCCAGCCTGCATCTGCTCAGTTATGCACTGCTGGAGTTGGGGGTTAATCACCTCGATTTGCTGGGAAAAGAAGTGCTTCTGCGCCCCTACCTGACGCTCGGCATGGCAAGCTGGCTGATACTGCTGGTATTGACGCTAACCTCCACCCAGTCAGCACAGCGAAAATTGGGATCAGGCTGGCAAAAGCTGCACAATCTCATTTATCTGGCCGCGATCTTAGCCCCGGTTCATTATCTCTGGTCAGTAAAATCGCTGTCACCATTGCCGATCATGTACGTTTCCGTTGCCGTCATTTTGCTGCTTTTTCGCTACAAGAAACTGCGTCGATGGCGTCATTAA